Part of the Cellulomonas taurus genome, CTCCCGGCTGCACGGCTCCGACTCCTACCGGGTGCCGTGGGCCTTCGACGACGAGGCGGTCGAGGTCACTCGCCGGTTCACCGAGCTCAAGCTGTCCCTGATGCCGTACCTGGCCCGGGTCGGCCGCACCGCGCACACCGAGGGCCTGCCGGTGATGCGACCCATGGTGCTCGAGTTCCCGGCGGATCCGGCCACGGCCACCGTGGACACCCAGTACATGCTGGGCGAGAGCCTGCTGGTCGCCCCGGTGTTCTCCGCCGACGGCGAGGTGGACGTCTACGTGCCGGAGGGCACTTGGACCAGCCTGATCGACGGCAGCCGGATCACCGGACCGCGTTGGCACCGCCAGCGGCACGACTTCCTGTCGGTGCCGTTGCTGGTCCGACCGGACTCGGTGCTGCCGGTGGGTGCCCGGACCGACCGGCCGGACTACGACCACGCCGACGGTGTCACGCTGCGGCTGTTCGACCTGGTCGACGGGCACGCGTCCACCACCACCGTCGGCCAGGTGTCGTTCCGGGTCACCCGGACCGGCGACACCATCACGGCGACCGCCACCGGTGCCACCGCCCCGTGGTCGATCCAGCTCGGCGACCGGGTCGTGGCCGCCGAGGGCGACACCGCCACCCTGGCGATCTGACCCGCGTCGGCCGCACTCCCGCGACCCCGGGGAGTGCGGCCGACCCGCCTCCGCCCACCCGCCTCTGCGTCGAAGTCGGCACTCCGCGCCCGTCGACCCGGCTCCACCCACTCGCCTCTGCGTCGAAGTCGGCACTCCGCGCCCGTCGAGGCCGGGCGAACTGCCGACCTCGGGCGCGAACTGCCGACCTCGGGCGCGAACTGCCGACCTCGCGTGGTGACCTGCCGACCGCCCCGCCCCTGGGCGCCTGGGGGCGGCTCCGCCCACCCCGGCCCGGCTCCGCCCACTCGTGGCTGCGTCGAAGTCGGCACTCCGCGCCGATCGAGGCCCGGCGAACTGCCGACCTCGGGCGCGAACTGCCGACCTCGGGCCCGAATTGCCGACCGCGCCCGCGCCTGCGCGCCGGGGGCGTCAGACCGCCGGTGCCGACACCGATCCGCGGTCGGTGACCTCCGGGGACACCAGCCGGGTGGTGGACAGCGCGTCCCCCTCCAACTGGGCCATCGCCATCTCCAGCGCCACCCGACCGATGTCCTCGCCCGGGACATCGATGCCGGTGAGCGGCTGGGGCAGGCCGGTGCCGGTGTCGGCGGCGCCGATCGCCACCACGGAGATGTCCTCCGGGACGCGCACCCCGCGCCGCTCCAGCGCGGACATCACCCCGGGCAACGCCAACTCGTTGTGCACCACCAGACCGGTCACGCCGGGTGTCTCGTCCAGCACCCGCTCCAACGCCACCACGCCACCGGCGAAGTTCGGCTCGCAGGGCAGCATCGTCAGCTCGGCGCCGCGCAGCTCGGCCTCCTCGGCGACCCCGGCCCGCATCCGGATCGCGTAGTTCGCCCGGCGGTCGATCCGTTCCTGCGATGCCCCGATCAGGGCGATCCTGTGGTGTCCGGCATCGGTCAGGGTCCGGACGGCCGAGCGCCCGGCGGCGGTGAAGTCCAGGTCCACGCAGCACAACCCGCTCGGGTCGGAGGGCACGCCGATCAGCACCGACGGCTGCTTCAGGGACCGCAGGGCCGGCAGTCGCTCGTCCTCCGCCTCGACGTCCATCACGATGATCGCGTCCGCCATCGACGACGACGCCACCCGGTCCACCCCGTTGCTGTCGTCCTGGGTGAGCAGCAGCACGTCGTGGTCGTGCGAGCGGGCGGCCGTCACCACGCCGCCGACGAACTGCATGATGATCTGGACGTTGATCCCCGGCCGGAACGGCACCATCAGCGCGATGATGTTGCTCCGGCTGGACGCGAGCGCCCGCGCCCCGGCGTGCGGCCGGTAGCCGAGTTCACGGATGGTGCGCTCCACCCGCTCCCGGGTCCGGGGCGAGATCGGTCGCTTGCCACTGAGCACGTAGCTCACCGTCGAGGCCGAAACCCCTGCGGCCTTCGCCACGTCGTCGATCGTCGCCATGACGCTCACCCTAGTGCGCGCCGAAGCGGTTCGATCCCTGCTTCCCGGCCGCGGGTGCCCCCAGCGGCGGCGATCCGTCGAAGCCGCCGTCGAACGGGGTTAGCGGGAGCGTTCCCATCGCGGTATCGTATCGTTTCGACAAGCGCCGACACCGTCGTCTGCACCGGCCAGCCCCGCGTGCCGTCGACCGGATCCCGATCGACCGAAGGACTCGCATGCCCGCCACCCGCCCGTCCGGCCGCCAGTTCCCCGCCGACTTCGTCTGGGGCTCCGCCACCGCCTCGTACCAGATCGAGGGCGCCGCCACCGAGGGTGGTCGCGGTCCGTCGATCTGGGATACCTTCGCCACCGTCCCGGGCGCCGTGCTCAACGGTGACACCGGCCTGGTCGCCGACGACCACTACCACCGCGTCCCCGAGGACGTCGCCCTGATGCAGGAGATCGGGCTGGAGGCCTACCGGTTCTCGATCTCCTGGCCGCGGGTCCAGCCCACCGGGTCGGGGGAGTGGAACGAGGAGGGCATCGCGTTCTACGTCGACCTGGTCGACCGCCTGCTGGCCGCCGGGATCAACCCGG contains:
- a CDS encoding LacI family DNA-binding transcriptional regulator, with the protein product MATIDDVAKAAGVSASTVSYVLSGKRPISPRTRERVERTIRELGYRPHAGARALASSRSNIIALMVPFRPGINVQIIMQFVGGVVTAARSHDHDVLLLTQDDSNGVDRVASSSMADAIIVMDVEAEDERLPALRSLKQPSVLIGVPSDPSGLCCVDLDFTAAGRSAVRTLTDAGHHRIALIGASQERIDRRANYAIRMRAGVAEEAELRGAELTMLPCEPNFAGGVVALERVLDETPGVTGLVVHNELALPGVMSALERRGVRVPEDISVVAIGAADTGTGLPQPLTGIDVPGEDIGRVALEMAMAQLEGDALSTTRLVSPEVTDRGSVSAPAV